A genomic window from Lineus longissimus chromosome 17, tnLinLong1.2, whole genome shotgun sequence includes:
- the LOC135501087 gene encoding uncharacterized protein LOC135501087 isoform X7, producing the protein MAGWHSLSGYLFYKQGGALGKFKSKRRQWYLFDESGCQLVWYKTQEDSGTKAPLGAIEIGGSSISLNLDMNNQFVITAKGKEHVFTADNHESMMIWLLGLQAKRDAYAQKKTPSITQSGNMRRAYSVNDVSPGSPSNWQSVSVKMKKSPSSPLQRSPSWVSLQKRGSEPAVSHACTSMPDSLSRGSSFRLQSHSSRPPLIAEDEHFRPRLRKSDTINEVMNNPRAAFDNVIPAEKIEIKPTTSPVGDPKTNPWKGTRFHEMQIPLSKSFSPGLGLDEVSASSTESRRTGSILERSSSGGLNESDEDDVGDVFDYDLLAAKDEGYEVKVNTGKPLSERAESRTSNHQDVQSERTSSWSGQSSDSAIDRGETSMSELHNRLADMEKELIVDNYFLSENTKIELAKVMNREACIKTVLDKRDLAIQQLDEKLERLEHLEFTQEGNNNLSAAVYAKKLKEQCRVLQNQNRFLNEEVKKLTRIRQMEMAKFSEQEERNRDLESTIEKWKRDYLSILQSCISVPSGDILDGMEVNLYGGNRHKDRIQFLLDEAKKTNPCLPTLERLSKGEVHVDSLGFRHSYDNEGLMLHYVCTQLHEHYASLLTSHEEHQLKWKEYLLEHRNSLHKTRKRLMYRYKSCCPKELKMMIRGGIPPQYRGEVWKQLISNQCRDIITEKGQHYYSNLVNGISDSQYAGQYRKQISLDLLRTMPTNVHFDTTDADGIQKMQEVLQAYCVHSTTMGYCQGMNFIAAMSLLFMDKEDAFWCLVAMTEKYFTPHYFDHNLIGAQADQEVLKELLKEKLPKLHQHLDDLDIEISTVTLNWFLAIFFDSVPMETLLRIWDCFLLEGPKVLFRFAIAILKIHEKALLEKEDTISIMKHLKLCARLTFDSDGLIKVAFDEMRPFPRRKDIASKQTVYLKMLKEQVRKREEERRHLAEREEMFRELELTPTNALIIECASAYMDGKIWMCHGEQSSGKICKINCDENIMHDLNCEFDSRIMCITAVTEDLMLLGTLSWTLYAFSTVSREQLWNTRLHDAILDLCCHQEEGEKNKVFAALADGTIAIMEDINEDQPKSDGFYILIGHNPVTSLLLINQQLWCASGNSVVILHASTLDTMDSFAVSSTPFDHILRLMKGDHGVWIAVKGSSTLELWDTKQLVCRLLYDVRENRYYMSRRVSVDEDEENYFNPSRITAILPYDNYMWVGTARGDLIIYEITEKLLSKQGAASGVDASSNMTSTSCTTSLSSSPYTPSRSELIAKITPMDSVEEKVRELYFERMHVENEDKSNDDHDREVEDSEEHLSDAENLNKVALTPRSSQDTDSTFTDATCKTVYKTGSGSDSGVVLSKSNIVTVKSQSASGQVGMKVLEADVSHEQSKEGVHLQIFVQVQAGKDQSTVNHKCVGTDSGESESEGERLKSQDAKLDSSISENITDVLVESAESLENSKMSDSGMDKLVVPDGQWGRDVNQESEEEEFVDAEAGSATNSPKKAVKDRGEVGEEVSDDEDEICGKDNLGSSENVTTPKTHLSSISAPQVKEMIGPENGEIIDKQSENVMADSSDAVVKMDSENMENSVENVADNIDNLVPSSCQIKVESVSGDSGATTAEDHLSDDVFQDDLKAKSRKDSKGKLEKVEVKKDSLHQSHALTPDDPSQRPLSPIMERHENTSTCTTSSYQEQPKSGVSTPQKSGPDKLKVEIVVEGDSEKQEKDSQLCPQINHLGDSLETDKNSALWSSYEDMSSTREYDSQSLPSEAKDVVNPLLLGPQWGRKDRRPSSGVVSATSDFPYTYDMTLLVKMKISDKPIKALLKTRSGGEDVVISCAGCYSDDEPVLKWRKEANEKLWTNEPIFEICQLTNTPKPPSYMRHRLSFSSMSQRSGDSSGPQSVSSPRMSIS; encoded by the exons ATGGCTGGCTGGCACAGTCTCTCTGGCTACCTCTTCTATAAACAGGGTGGTG CCCTGGGCAAGTTCAAGTCCAAACGACGTCAGTGGTATCTTTTCGATGAATCAGGATGTCAGTTAGTCTGGTACAAGACCCAAGAGGATTCTGGGACCAAGGCACCACTAGGGGCCATCGAGATAGGTGGTTCTTCTATCTCTCTCAATCTCGACATGAATAATCAGTTTGTTATAAC GGCCAAGGGTAAAGAACATGTGTTTACTGCTGACAACCATGAGTCCATGATGATATGGCTGCTGGGCCTTCAG GCCAAACGGGATGCCTATGCACAGAAGAAGACTCCATCCATAACTCAGTCGGGAAACATGCGAAGA GCTTACAGCGTTAACGATGTATCACCAGGTAGTCCCTCCAACTGGCAGAGTGTGTCAGTCAAAATGAAGAAG AGTCCAAGTAGCCCCTTGCAAAGGAGTCCCTCTTGG gtgtCACTTCAGAAG cgAGGTTCCGAGCCGGCCGTGTCACACGCCTGCACAAGTATGCCCGACTCGTTATCCCGCGGCAGTTCTTTCCGTCTTCAGTCACATTCCAGTCGTCCGCCCTTAATCGCAGAGGACGAGCACTTCCGGCCAAGGTTGAGGAAATCAGACACAATAAACGAGGTGATGAACAATCCAAGGGCAGCATTTGATAATG TGATTCCAGccgaaaaaattgaaattaagcCAACAACTTCTCCAGTAGGAGATCCAAAAACCAATCCGTGGAAAG GTACACGTTTCCACGAGATGCAGATCCCACTTTCGAAAAGTTTCTCCCCTGGTCTTGGTCTTGACGAGGTCAGCGCCAGCAGCACGGAGAGCAGACGCACCGGAAGCATCTTAGAACGATCGTCCAGCGGCGGTTTGAACGAAAGCGACGAAGATGATGTTGGGGACGTTTTCGATTACGATCTTCTAGCAGCAAAAGATGAAGGctatgaggtcaaggtcaatacaGGGAAGCCTTTATCAGAACGGGCGGAATCGCGGACTTCCAATCATCAGGATGTTCAAAGCGAGAGAACGAG TTCTTGGTCAGGCCAGTCGAGTGATTCTGCCATCGACCGTGGGGAGACCAGCATGAGTGAACTTCATAACAGACTTGCCGATATGGAGAAGGAACTCAT TGTCGACAATTACTTTTTGTCTGA GAATACCAAGATTGAGCTGGCCAAAGTGATGAATCGGGAGGCTTGTATCAAGACTGTCTTGGACAAGAGAGACTTGGCCATTCAACAGTTAGATGAGAAATTGGAGAGATTAGAACATTTGGAGTTCACGCAGGAGGGAAATAATAA TCTGTCTGCAGCAGTGTATGCTAAGAAGCTTAAGGAACAGTGCCGAGTCTTACAGAACCAGAATCGCTTCCTCAACGAGGAGGTGAAAAAACTTACCAGGATTAGACAGATGGAGATGGCCAAATTCTCAGAACAAGAAGA ACGGAATCGAGACTTGGAGTCGACGATTGAGAAATGGAAGCGGGACTACCTCTCTATCCTTCAGTCATGTATCTCGGTGCCTTCAGGAGACATCTTGGATGGTATGGAGGTGAATCTGTATGGAGGGAACAGG CACAAGGACAGAATCCAGTTCCTGCTCGATGAGGCAAAGAAGACAAACCCATGTCTCCCGACATTAGAAAG ATTGTCCAAGGGGGAGGTGCATGTAGATAGCCTCGGCTTCAGACACAGCTATGACAATGAGGGTTTGATGCTGCACTATGTGTGCACCCAGCTCCACGAGCACTACGCCTCTCTCCTCACCAGTCATGAGGAGCACCAACTCAAGTGGAAGGAGTATCTCTTAGAACACAGGAACAGCCTTCATAAAACA AGAAAAAGACTAATGTATAGATATAAATCTTGCTGCCCG AAAGAACTGAAGATGATGATCCGAGGAGGAATCCCTCCCCAGTACAGGGGCGAGGTCTGGAAGCAGCTGATCAGTAACCAATGCCGTGATATCATCACGGAGAAAGGCCAACATTACTATAGCAACCTGGTCAATGGCATCTCAGATTCACAG TATGCTGGTCAGTATAGAAAACAAATCTCACTGGATCTGCTGCGGACGATGCCGACTAATGTTCACTTCGACACCACAGATGCCGACGGG ATTCAAAAGATGCAGGAGGTGTTGCAGGCATATTGCGTCCACAGCACAACCATGGGCTACTGCCAGGGGATGAACTTCATTGCAGCTATGAGCTTATTGTTTATGGACAAGGAAGATGCATTTTG GTGCTTGGTAGCTATGACAGAAAAGTACTTCACTCCTCATTACTTCGATCACAACCTGATCGGGGCGCAGGCTGACCAAGAAGTCCTCAAGGAACTCCTCAAAGAGAAGTTACCCAAGCTCCACCAGCATTtggatgaccttgacattgagaTTTCCACAGTGACCTTGAACTGGTTCTTGGCGATATTCTTCGATTCAGTCCCGATGGAG ACTCTACTCCGCATATGGGACTGCTTCCTTCTCGAGGGTCCCAAAGTCCTGTTCCGTTTTGCCATCGCCATTTTGAAGATTCACGAGAAAGCGCTCTTGGAGAAGGAGGATACAATTAGCATCATGAAGCATCTCAAATTGTGTGCTAGACTGACGTTCGATTCTGATGGCCTCATAAAG GTTGcttttgatgaaatgaggccTTTCCCGCGGAGGAAGGACATTGCCAGTAAACAGACCGTCTATCTCAAGATGTTGAAAGAGCAGGTCCGAAAGCGTGAAGAGGAGAGGCGCCACCTAGctgaaagagaagaaatg TTCCGTGAGCTAGAGCTGACTCCCACTAACGCGCTTATCATCGAGTGTGCCTCAGCATACATGGATGGTAAAATCTGGATGTGTCACGGCGAGCAGAGTTCAGGCAAGATCTGTAAGATCAACTGTGATGAGAACATAATGCATGACTTGAACTGCGAG TTTGATTCTCGCATCATGTGTATCACTGCCGTGACAGAAGACCTCATGTTGTTGGGCACACTCTCATGGACACTGTATGCATTCTCCACTGTATCGAG GGAGCAGCTCTGGAACACACGACTTCACGATGCAATACTTGACCTGTGCTGCCATCAAGAAGAGGGGGAGAAAAATAAAGTGTTTGCAGCATTGGCCGATGGGACGATAGCTATAATGGAGGACATCAATGAAGACCAACCCAAAAGTGATGGCTTCTACATTCTGATTGGACACAACCCTGTGACATCATTACTACTGATCAACCAGCAGCTGTGGTGTGCCAGTGGGAACAGTGTGGTCATCCTCCATGCGAG CACATTGGACACAATGGATAGCTTTGCTGTCTCCAGCACCCCCTTCGATCATATCCTCCGCCTCATGAAAGGTGACCACGGAGTGTGGATTGCTGTCAAGGGGTCGTCAACACTGGAATTATGGGATACCAAACAACTGGTTTGTCGTTTACTTTACGATGTACGCGAAAACCGATATTATATGTCCAGACGGGTAAGTGTGGATGAG GATGAagagaattatttcaacccttcAAGGATCACTGCCATCTTGCCTTATGATAATTACATGTGGGTTGGGACGGCACGAGGCGACCTCATCATTTATGAGATTACAGAGAAACTG CTGAGTAAACAGGGGGCAGCATCAGGTGTGGACGCTTCATCCAACATGACCTCGACCAGCTGCACAACAAGCTTATCCAGCTCCCCCTATACGCCAAGCCGGAGTGAACTCATTGCCAAGATAACACCAATGGACTCAGTGGAAGAAAAGGTTCGGGAGTTGTATTTTGAACGAATGCACGTCGAG AATGAAGACAAGAGTAACGACGACCATGACAGGGAGGTGGAAGACTCTGAGGAGCATTTGAGTGATGCCGAAAACCTCAACAAGGTGGCGTTGACTCCTAGAAGCTCGCAGGACACCGACAGCACATTCACTGACGCCACTTGCAAGACCGTGTACAAAACTGGGAGTGGCTCGGACAGTGGAGTAGTGTTATCAAAAAGTAACATAGTTACTGTGAAAAGTCAATCGGCATCCGGGCAGGTTGGAATGAAGGTCCTTGAAGCAGATGTTAGCCATGAACAGTCAAAGGAGGGTGTTCATTTACAGATTTTTGTCCAAGTTCAGGCGGGAAAAGATCAGAGTACCGTCAATCATAAGTGTGTCGGGACGGATTCTGGTGAGAGTGAAAGTGAGGGGGAGAGGTTAAAATCTCAAGACGCGAAATTAGACAGTtctatttctgaaaatataaCTGATGTTCTGGTGGAATCTGCAGAATCTCTAGAAAATTCCAAAATGTCTGACTCTGGAATGGATAAGCTGGTGGTGCCAGATGGACAGTGGGGGCGGGATGTAAATCAGGAATCTGAGGAAGAAGAGTTTGTCGATGCAGAGGCGGGGAGTGCGACAAACAGCCCAAAGAAGGCTGTCAAGGACAGAGGTGAGGTTGGTGAGGAGGTGTCAGACGACGAGGATGAAATCTGTGGAAAGGACAATTTGGGGTCATCTGAGAACGTGACGACTCCAAAGACACATTTGAGTTCAATAAGTGCTCCTCAGGTGAAAGAAATGATTGGTCCTGAGAATGGTGAAATTATTGACAAACAAAGTGAGAATGTTATGGCAGACAGCTCTGACGCTGTGGTGAAAATGGACagtgaaaacatggaaaattcaGTTGAAAATGTTGCAGATAACATTGATAATCTAGTGCCAAGTTCATGTCAGATTAAAGTAGAAAGTGTGAGTGGTGATTCTGGTGCCACAACTGCTGAGGACCACCTTAGCGATGATGTATTTCAAGATGATTTAAAGGCAAAGTCGAGAAAGGATTCCAAAGGAAAGTTGGAAAAAGTTGAAGTGAAAAAAGACAGCCTTCATCAGTCCCATGCTTTAACTCCAGATGATCCATCACAGCGCCCTCTGTCTCCAATAATGGAACGACATGAGAACACCAGTACGTGTACCACAAGTAGCTACCAAGAACAACCGAAAAGTGGTGTGAGCACGCCACAGAAATCTGGCCCAGACAAGTTGAAAGTCGAAATTGTTGTTGAGGGCGATTCAGAAAAGCAAGAAAAGGATTCTCAATTATGTCCACAAATAAATCATTTAGGGGATAGTTTAGAAACGGATAAGAATTCGGCACTGTGGTCAAGTTATGAGGATATGTCCTCTACGAGAGAGTATGATTCACAATCTCTGCCGTCCGAGGCGAAGGATGTTGTCAACCCATTGCTGTTGGGGCCGCAGTGGGGTCGTAAAGATCGGAGACCGTCCTCGGGAGTTGTTTCGGCGACTAGCGACTTCCCGTACACATATGACATGACACTGCTGGTCAAGATGAAGATCAGTGATAAACCGATCAAGGCCTTATTGAAAACCAG GAGCGGTGGTGAGGATGTTGTCATATCTTGTGCTGGTTGCTATAGCGATGACGAACCCGTTCTTAAATGGCGAAAAGAGGCAAATGAG AAACTTTGGACGAACGAGCCAATATTTGAGATCTGCCAGCTGACGAATACACCAAAGCCGCCATCTTACATGCGCCATCGGCTTAGTTTCTCGTCGATGTCACAGAGGAGTGGTGATAGCAGCGGTCCGCAGTCAGTCTCCTCACCGAGAATGAGTATCAGTTAG